Within the Photobacterium swingsii genome, the region CTTGTTTATTATTATTGGCTTGGTGGCCTTGCTGACATGGATCATGCCAGCAGGTAAATATGATTACATGGTGAATGGTACTGATCAGATCATACCGGCAGCTGAGGTCTTAGATTACAACGGGGGTGAGCGGTTACTACCAATCCCTGGTTCTTATCAAGAAATTGAATCATCGCCACAAGGGGTGATAGATGTCTTGATGGCACCAATCAAAGGCTTCCACAAAGCTGTTGATGTGGCACTATTTGTTTTGGTGATCGGTGGCTTCTTAGCAATCACCATGCGTACGGGGGCGATGGACTCCGGGGTGGCAGCGATTGTTCGTAAATTCCGTGGGCGTGAGCAAATGCTGATTCCTGTTTTGATCACCTTGTTTGCATTAGGTGGCTCAACGTATGGGATGGCAGAAGAAACCGTTGCTTTCTGGGCGGTAATATTGCCAGTTATGGCCGCTGCGGGTTATGACCGCATGGTGGCTGCTGGGATCATCTTACTCGGCTCTGGTGTGGGTGTGTTAGCATCGACGGTGAACCCGTTTGCAACAGGGATTGCTTCTGGCTTTGCTGGCTTGCCTATTGGTGATGGTATCGGGCTGCGTGTTATCCAGCTTGCTGTACTGATTGCGCTAGCGTCTTGGTTTGTTATGCGCTATGCGGCGCAAGTGAAGGCTGATAAGTCTAAATCTGTGTTATCAGATATTGAATTTGACGATGAATTCTCTCACATGAAAGAAGACACCGGCGAATTTACCACTAAACAAAAACTGACCATGAGTGTGTTCTTTGGCGCATTCTTAGTGATGATCTACGGTGTTATTCCATGGGCTGACATGGGTATCACAGCTATTCCAACGTTGTGGTGGTGGTTCGATGAGCTTTCTACCCTGTTCTTGGCGTCTGCGATTTTGATTGCCGTGATTAACCGCATGTCTGAAGGCGACTTCATCAAGACCTTCATGGAAGGGGCAAAAGACCTGATTGGTGTTGCGCTGGTGGTTGCTGTTGCGCGTGGTATCTATGTGGTGATGGATAACGGTGTGATCATCGATACTATCTTGAACTGGGCTGAAGGCGTGGTTACTGGCTTGTCATCTGGCGTGTTCGTGATTGTGACTTACCTTGTTCACATCGTATTGAGCTTCTTCATTCCATCAACATCTGGCCTAGCAACAGTATCTATGCCGCTAATGGCACCGTTGGCTGATTTCTCCGGTATTGGCCGTGATTTGATTATCACCGCTTACCAATCAGCAAGTGGCTGGATTAATATCTTTGCACCAACAGCGGGTCACTTAGTTGCTGGTTTAGCATTGGCAAAAATACCGTATGAACGCTTCTTGAAATGGGTAATGCCATTTGTCGTAATCGTGTTTGTTGCCACCATTGTTGTGCTGTTTGCTGGTGCAGCGATGATGTAAGCCTATATCTGACTTTACGTAACAGTTAAACAAGAGGTGTACTTAGGTACACCTCTTTTTTGTTACCGCACTATAGTTTATTGACTATGGGTTAGTGGTTGGTAACAGTAAACTCACTCAAGCGGTTCTTCTGATTTTCAGCCAACTGAGATAAATGGCCACTTGCTTCTGCTGTTTGGCTAATACCTGCTACATTTTGACTGATGATATCGTTAATGTTGTTGATATTCTGAGTGATATCAGTGATCGCTCGGCTTTGCTCATCAACCGATGTCGTCACATCGCCATTCACTTCACTGATATGACGTAGTGCTTGTGTAATCGACTCTAGCTGTAGGCTTGTTTGCTCTGCAATTTCATTATTCTCATTTACTTTGTCTAGGCTGTTATTCACTGCCGTAACAACCGTTGATGACTTGCTTTGCAGTTGCTCAATAATGGTTTGGATTTGTTGAGTTGATTCTTGCGTTTTGGCTGCCAATACGCGCACTTCATCAGCAACCACGGCGAAACCACGACCACTTTCACCTGCACGTGCCGCTTCAATCGCTGCATTCAAAGCAAGCAAATTAGTTTGCTCTGAAATGCTGTCGATCACTGTGATCACTTCACTGATTTTGATGCTCTGCTCGTTCAGATCAAGCACCTGCTCAGAGGTTTCGTTCAGTTGTTGAGTCAGCTCTTGTGATAGTTCTCGTGATTGCTGGGCAATGGCACTACCTTCAGCGCCCATTGCCA harbors:
- a CDS encoding YfcC family protein; this translates as MTTATEKSQPVKAKKSFKMPTVYTILFIIIGLVALLTWIMPAGKYDYMVNGTDQIIPAAEVLDYNGGERLLPIPGSYQEIESSPQGVIDVLMAPIKGFHKAVDVALFVLVIGGFLAITMRTGAMDSGVAAIVRKFRGREQMLIPVLITLFALGGSTYGMAEETVAFWAVILPVMAAAGYDRMVAAGIILLGSGVGVLASTVNPFATGIASGFAGLPIGDGIGLRVIQLAVLIALASWFVMRYAAQVKADKSKSVLSDIEFDDEFSHMKEDTGEFTTKQKLTMSVFFGAFLVMIYGVIPWADMGITAIPTLWWWFDELSTLFLASAILIAVINRMSEGDFIKTFMEGAKDLIGVALVVAVARGIYVVMDNGVIIDTILNWAEGVVTGLSSGVFVIVTYLVHIVLSFFIPSTSGLATVSMPLMAPLADFSGIGRDLIITAYQSASGWINIFAPTAGHLVAGLALAKIPYERFLKWVMPFVVIVFVATIVVLFAGAAMM